The DNA region TGCAGCCTTTCACGGAGAAGACACGCTCGTCCTTGGGGAAGTAGTTCAAGTCTCGTGCCATGCGGTCCACCACCGTGGCGTTGAGCTCCAGGCCTTTGGCGGCCATCTCGGCCATGCCACACTGCACCACGTGCTTGAACTCCAGCGGCAAGAACGGCACAAAGAAGTCCACCAGGTTCTTATCTATTAAACTGgtgtgccagaagccacctgggaaagggggaggagccagcacaaagaaagaagacagggaagaagagagagtgagacacttCCACCTTCAGAGGAATCATAAGCTTCTAGTGCAGTACAGTATCAGCGTCACAGCCTTGGGCACAGAGACAACACCTAGAGAGCGTCACATGGGCACAGAGAGAACACCTAGAGAGCGTCCACAGACCAAAAGCAGAATTCTCCATGTTCCTGAATATTTCTCGCTTCTCCCAAAGCTTAAAAGGTCTTGAAAGAGACATCTCTTAAATATTGGGCTTAAATAAACCCCAAAAGCATGAGCCATTTATACACATCTGGTACGCACTGTTCTTATAGACACATAAACGTCGTTACACTGTTCTTACAGTTAGACTGGTGCTACACGCTATTTATATACACGTCTGTTAAGCACTGTTAGATagttatacacacatatattcaGTTATACACATTACACACTTATACGCCTCTGTTACACACTGTTCTTATTCAGTTATACACGTTTACTACGCACTTTCTTGGTTGTTGAAGACAGAAAGTGACACGGCCGTCTCCAGATCCTTCAGCTGGATCTCCTCCCGCTGTCTACCCGCCGTCCAGAAGTCCAACGCCACCTGCACGATGTTCTGCCCACCTGCGTTACTATAACGAATCGCAAACAAACATCAACACGGCCCCGTGACACAGCCCAATGTCAACAGATCTAATTTAATCGGCCCTGCTTTAACGCATTCTTCACACACctgaggaagatgaagatggcCTGCCTGTAGGAGACTCCGTCCAGGCGCTCGTAAAAGTCCAGGTACGGCTTTATGCTGTCGATCAGGCCGGGTTGCATCTTATCCATCTCATCAAATATGAACATGGAGCGTGGGCAGTTCGTCACGTTGCCTTTAATCCACTGCTGCAGCTGAGTCTGAGAGTGTATGACAGAGAGCCacagagtgggtgtgggtggagggcacGGGTGGAGGGTGGAAACAGCGTCTGCACTTAGAGAATCATCATAC from Brachyhypopomus gauderio isolate BG-103 unplaced genomic scaffold, BGAUD_0.2 sc46, whole genome shotgun sequence includes:
- the tor1 gene encoding torsin family 1 isoform X2, translating into MKETFSTLLRYMLISGVLVHAFEPISTTIVAGVGAASLGMKLYNYLFETCDENWIGFNATGLQEDLQKKLFGQHVASQVVFKAVTGFMNNENPKKPLVLSLHGWTGTGKNFVSQLIAKNIYHKGMESGFVHLFTATAHFPHTRDLETYKTQLQQWIKGNVTNCPRSMFIFDEMDKMQPGLIDSIKPYLDFYERLDGVSYRQAIFIFLSNAGGQNIVQVALDFWTAGRQREEIQLKDLETAVSLSVFNNQESGFWHTSLIDKNLVDFFVPFLPLEFKHVVQCGMAEMAAKGLELNATVVDRMARDLNYFPKDERVFSVKGCKVISSRLDFYTD
- the tor1 gene encoding torsin family 1 isoform X1, whose protein sequence is MRLTCLAPVLCVGWNLIMVAALEPISTGLAVGIAAAVTGFLARYQNVLYYFQECCRPEWISYNKTGLQEDLQKKLFGQHVASQVVFKAVTGFMNNENPKKPLVLSLHGWTGTGKNFVSQLIAKNIYHKGMESGFVHLFTATAHFPHTRDLETYKTQLQQWIKGNVTNCPRSMFIFDEMDKMQPGLIDSIKPYLDFYERLDGVSYRQAIFIFLSNAGGQNIVQVALDFWTAGRQREEIQLKDLETAVSLSVFNNQESGFWHTSLIDKNLVDFFVPFLPLEFKHVVQCGMAEMAAKGLELNATVVDRMARDLNYFPKDERVFSVKGCKVISSRLDFYTD